Proteins encoded within one genomic window of Triticum aestivum cultivar Chinese Spring chromosome 2D, IWGSC CS RefSeq v2.1, whole genome shotgun sequence:
- the LOC123049241 gene encoding ATP synthase subunit 9, mitochondrial-like yields MEVQAQVLRIINKKSNKEQRRKNVTRKVFSRLEMLEGAKSIGVGAATIALAGAAVGIGNVLSSLIHSMARNPSLAKQSFGYAILGFALTEAIALFAPMMAFLISFLFRSHKKS; encoded by the coding sequence ATGGAGGTGCAGGCCCAAGTACTTCGAATCATCAACAAGAAATCCAATAAAGAACAGCGAAGGAAAAACGTGACAAGAAAAGTGTTTTCTCGACTCGAGATGTTAGAAGGTGCTAAATCAATAGGTGTTGGAGCTGCTACAATTGCTTTAGCCGGAGCTGCTGTCGGTATTGGAAACGTCCTCAGTTCTTTGATTCATTCCATGGCGCGAAATCCATCATTGGCTAAACAATCATTTGGTTATGCCATTTTGGGCTTTGCTCTCACCGAAGCTATTGCATTGTTTGCCCCAATGATGGCCTTTCTGATCTCATTCCTTTTCCGATCGCATAAAAAGTCATGA